From Medicago truncatula cultivar Jemalong A17 chromosome 7, MtrunA17r5.0-ANR, whole genome shotgun sequence, a single genomic window includes:
- the LOC120576988 gene encoding uncharacterized protein, which produces MPLNNILEVEIFYVWGVDFMRPFPSSFGNQYILVAVDYVSKWVEAIASPTNDSQVVIKLFKKIIFPRFGVPRVVISDGGSHFISKHFEKLFQKLGVRHKIATPYHAQTSGQVEVSNRQIKAIVEKTVSTSSKYWSSKLDDALWAYRTTYKTPIGMTPFKLIYEKSCHLPVELEHKAYWAIRDLNLDPNLDGEKRKLQLNELEELKIDAYENSHIYKERTKRWHDKKIFKRHFKSGDLVLLFNSRLKLFLGILRSRWSGPFQVRKVYPYGAIEIFSKDTGSFTVNVKRLKIYNNGEVNEEVADFTLRDPL; this is translated from the coding sequence ATGCCATTGAACAACATCCTTGAAGTAGAAATTTTTTATGTATGGGGTGTCGACTTTATGAGGCCTTTCCCTTCTTCTTTTGGAAACCAATATATATTGGTGGCAGTtgactatgtgtccaaatgggttgaGGCCATCGCTTCCCCTACTAATGATTCTCAAGTCGTcattaagttgtttaaaaaaatcatttttccaaGGTTTGGTGTGCCAAGGGTTGTGATAAGCGATGGAGGGTCTCACTTCATTtctaaacattttgaaaaactttttcaaaagcTTGGTGTGAGGCACAAAATTGCAACACCCTATCACGCACAAACTAGTGGACAAGTTGAGGTCTCAAATAGACAAATCAAGGCTATTGTTGAAAAAACCGTTTCGACCTCTAGCAAATATTGGTCAAGTAAGCTCGACGATGCTCTTTGGGCTTATCGCACGACTTACAAAACTCCCATTGGAATGACCCCTTTTAAACTAATCTATGAGAAATCTTGTCACCTTCCGGTTGAGCTTGAGCACAAGGCCTATTGGGCAATTAGAGACCTCAACTTAGACCCCAATTTAGATGGTGagaaaagaaaacttcaattaaatgagctagaggaacttaagataGATGCCTATGAGAATTCCCATATTTACAAGGAAAGAACTAAGAGAtggcatgacaagaaaatcTTCAAAAGACACTTCAAAAGTGGTGACCTTGTGCTGCTCTTTAACTCTAGGCTGAAGCTCTTTCTAGGTATATTAAGGTCACGATGGTCCGGTCCATTTCAAGTCCGCAAGGTCTACCCTTATGGGGCAATTGAGATTTTTTCTAAGGATACCGGATCATTTACGGTTAATGTGAAAAGGCTAAAAATCTATAACAATGGAGAGGTAAATGAAGAGGTGGCTGATTTTACTCTACGTGACCCTCTTTGA